The window ATTTACGCTGTTTATAGGACATACAGGAGTCTGGATTCCATAGATTTATGCTTGTTTGTTAAAACTTTTACTTTGTGATTCGGCCTGTTTCCATTAAATGACAGATTCTAAATGGAGCTAATTGGAAACTGTGTAGGCTCTAATTGGCCTTTACAACAATAAAATGGTCAGTGAGTGTAATCATTACAGTCTGAGAGCTGGACGTGTCTCCGATCACATCTGCGTGGATGCAGACAATAACAATCTGTAGGCAAACAGCTGTTTGGGTGTGTTTGTCTCATGCAGCTAACGCGTCGCATTAATACTGTTTAGTGCAAGGACCACACTTGTCAGCGTGTCCCAGCTCCACCACCGCCCTCCTGTCATCTCTCTGTCACTCTCCTCCAACCGCGACCATGATTGCTGGGTAACTGTTAATTAAACATGTGTCAAACTCACGCTAACGATAGCGACTTAATTTAGGGTTAGAGACGAAAAGCACAACACGCCGCGGGGTGTTTTTGAGACAGTAAGAGAGGGGAACCTGATCCGACGCCGCGGGACGTTGGGCGGATGCTGCGTGCATCCGGAACCTGCTTCATCCTCAGTAGAGATGTCAGGCAGGGCTAAAGTGACAGGCCAACATCCATCCGCCTTCTCAACGTGTCTATTTATATgcatattcatattcatgagCCATCGGACCATGAGCTCTCGGCGATGCATTTAGTGTTATTGGAAAAACGGAACCTCCGTGCTCCCCCCTGGCAGTGACAGAGAAGGATTGCAGTGCCAGTGACAAAGGCCTGGCACTAAATCATCACGCTGACGTGGGCAATGAAAGCAGCGTCTCAGCGCTCGACTTTGGGCATTAAGTGGATTGTTGTTCCTTCTATTAAGGCGTCGCCTTCAGACGCGCGGGCGGCGCGATCGTTTACGACTTCCCGGCCGCGCGTCCCTTTGGGAAGCGGTACCGCTGCGTCTGTACAAACAGAGGCCTTCTGGCCCGACATCAGGCCGCCGCGTGTCCGTCGCGCCGGCTGACAGCCGACCTGTGCGCCGGGCAGTAAATTCTGAGACGCGGCAAAAATGAAAAGGAACTGTGGAGTGATCAGTGCCCACGGCCCTCGAACGTCTCACTGGCGCGCTGAGCAcgaggagaaaacacacagtctGATACACTTAGCAGTTAGCGCAAAGCGCTAGCAAATTAGCAAAAGCGACTCAGGTATGTGTGCTAACTGCTACTGCATTTCTTGGGCTGTAGGAAATCAAAGCCATGTTACAGTACGTACACAGGGgcctttctctcacacacacacacacacacgcacacacacacaccagcgcagTCAGGAAACACCACACAAACTGAGCAGTGTGCGCGCGCTAGCCATCTGAGCCGGCAGCCGTCATGTAGTCGGCGGCACCGGCGCTGCGGCTCTTGATCATTACTGACACATGTCCTACGGAGTCTTTAACTGGAACACAGTCCAGTCCAGAGTGAGTCATCACCACAGAGAGCACAGGTGGAGGGAAACACACTGTCCACCTCCCACTGCccggctccacacacacacacacacacacacacacacacacacacacacacacacacacacacacacacacacacacagtattttaGAAGTTTTTATACAGATTTTTACAATACAATTCTATTTAAACTTTGCCCAATAACcattatttaaaacacattcTTCCCCCCTCGTATTGActtgcagcctctctctctctctctctctctccctcctcctcctcccccccaggCTCCTGGACTTCCTCCCTCAGTTCTTCCTGCAGGCTTCTGACAGTAGCGCTGCACATAAAGACACCGCTGCCTTTGCATAATGCGGCTGCACCTTCTGTAGGTCGAATGAAGCTCCTTCGACATGTGTCAGAAGCTCGCTGTGTAGGCTTGGACTAATGATGGCACGGCGGCCAGCCCACTGCCCCTCAGCATATGCCCActcccgcgtgtgtgtgtgtgtgtgtgtgtgtgtgtgtgtgtgtgtgtgtgtgtgcgtgtgtgcgcgcgaggGGGTGGCAGGGTTCGTCACGCTGATTAAAAGCagcccaccccccccccgctcccccacAAAGCCCCTCAGAAAAAGACAGCAGGGAACATGAACCACTGTCAGGTTGGCCCAGATGAGGACACCGGATCCGTGTCACCTGAATTTACCGGCCTAATATGACAGCCAAGTTGTGATCCCTTGTCTGGGACGTGTCACGTTTGCAGAGTTTGGGCTTATTCTCATGCAAATGATGTCAGGTTTGGACAGAATGTGAATGAGACTCGTCACACTGTCCAAGGGCCTAAACCCAGCCGCATGACAGTGGTTTCCTCGCACGGCGAGAGATAAAATAAATACGACATTTGACATTCAAACCtgggaaccagaaccaggaatAGTTCAAAATAATGAGGAATTTGCGAGAGGAACCACAGCACCACAGGTGTAACCTATTTACCTTTGCTTATGTCCTAAGTGGCACAGACTCCGGTAGTCACACGTCGACTGGTTTTTAAACCCGCGGTCCACAGACGGTGATGGAGAACACTTTGGCTGCAGACAAATTTAACATTCACTGCTAAACACCCGCAACACAaagtttgcatgttttattcaaTGAGCATCTTTTGTGAGGCGTTCAAACTTATTCGAGGacgcaaaaatgaaaaaatggaAGTGTATAAAGACGTGGAGGTCGGATCtgcctcactgctgctgctttattaaataaaatatacaaaatattcTCATAAGCGGTTTAAACGTCTCGATGTTTCAGAAGCTCATCACACCTGTGGGCTTCGCAGCCGCCAAGGAAGCTTTGACAGATCCTGAAAGACACCGCATCCCTTCCGAGCGCTGGCAGCCGTCATTATTCTCAGAAGAATCCACTTTGTCACTCCTCCATTCTTCAGCCTCTCCCGCCGCCTGATGAATTATGTCGTCCGTATCTCCCAAAACAAGGCTCGGCCCTGACAGGTACACAACACTTTACACGACGGCTCCGACCGCCCGCGGATCTCGGCGGGGACGAACGTGTCAACAGGCGATCAGATTGAACCCTCCGTCCGCGATGAGGCGTCTCGGGTGATTTTGAAACTGCGGCTTCCCTTCAAATCTGCCGTTGAGGCCTGGTGTTGGTAGGAGAACGCGAGGCGCCATATTATTTTGCTGTCACCTCAGGGGCGGCGGCCATGCTGGAGCCAGTCATCACCCGGTGAATCAAGTCTAAGGTGTTGTATATAATTTACTAAACATTAACTgactaataattaaatattattatatttattgctGCTTTGAATGTCACTGCACGTGCCAAACTTCCCCACAGCCGCGGAATAACAAAGGCGGCTCCGTTTCCCGCGCTGCTTCCGGGAGGAGCGGGGCTTCGCTTCCCTCTGGAGCGCACGTGCGTTCAAAAAGCGCGGTCCCgccgcgcggcgcggcgcggcgctcaGCAGACGGCCGCCCCTGAAAGCGCTGAGGGGGAGACAAAGAAGGGCGAGGTTAATTCACCGAGTCCTCGCTGTCGGCACGAGTACACATGATATGCGTGTCACAGGGAATCAgccgcgcgtgcgcgcgcgtctcGCTGACACGTAACGCGCCACGGATGTACAGATGTTGCTACTCAGTAGCGGAACGGTTCGCCGCCACCGCGAGCGCTTCCCGTTCCGTTGTTGTGAACGGATAACAGGTTGCATCACCGCGTGGCCCGTCACGCACGCCGTGCGTCGCTGTCGCGCGAAGCCTCCGTTCGCGGTAACGGCAAACGACACGCAGCCAATTTATTTTGCGTTCGCGTTGACGCGAACGCGAGTCGCGGGAGAACAAACAACGCGCCCGAAGAGACGACTTCCTGCCGAGACCTTGGGAGGCGGCAGCCACGTGTCGGCGCCGCACGTGCGCGGAGTCAAGCAGCGTGGATTAATCCCAGTTTGCGCTGGTGTATCTGCATTCGCTTCCCGTGGAACGTGCTCGTGCGTGTTGTTGCCTATTATACGtgacttttactgtatgtgacactTGGCTGCTGTGTCTCATGTTTCCCTGCCACACGGCGCTCGCTGCGAGGCACTGGAACGCCATTGTTTCTTGGGGAAAATGCCCTGGGCTAGCGTTGAGAGGCTGCGTGGGGTGGGAGCATGTCGACTTAAATACCTTCAGTGGAGGCACACCACGGCCGCTTTTATCAGGTGTCTCGCCAGCTCCACTCGAAAGCTTAGCTCTATTCTAAAGCATGAAGTCAAATCCACAGTTTTTGTCACAAAGCTTTattctcctttccttcctgaagGAATTATGTCTCCGTTTGAATTTGCCTGTGCACGTCCACATATCTGGGGTCATCGCGCAGCCTGGATTTAGTTCATTTAACTATTCATGACTTGTTTACTAGTGAACTCAGACTGGCgtgaagcagctgatgatgaataTTCCTCACCACGAGACACAGATTTAGGAGATCTGTGGCCAATAGTGAAGAATCTGCTTCATTTTGAGGAttagctgtggctgaaggtgcgtTTCTTCCAGTACAGCTGCACAAAAAGGTGGCTCCATTGTCTATAAGTGACGGTCCCATGAGTTGATCTAATGCAACCGTCCCTGAACCCGCAGGAGTTCAGGTCCAGAACAAGCCGGACCGGCTGCAAAGGACATACCAGAGCCGTCAGTAATAAAGGTGCTTGTAATAGAATCAGAGCATAAATCACTCAAAGGACACAGTTTAATCCAAGACATGGTGTTTATTTTACAACTCAGGATAAAAGAACGTCATTCTGATGATGATAAAACCTGGAGATTTGCTTTTTCCCAGTGCTATGTACAGTACCGCGCATCAGAGCCGATGCCAGGAAGATTCTGTCGCTGTATGTAAACCGAGCTGAAGGACCTAGTTTTCACTGAAAAGGTTCTTTGTGGTCCAACAATATTCTGTCGCTTTTTACACTTGTCCCCACGTTCGTCTAGAAAATAACCTTATAGAAAAATGCACACAGTACAAATAATGTTGAACGTTAAAGAGCAAGATATGCTAACATATAATTATACACACTTGCTGAGTATTCATACATTAAGTTTTAAACTTCATTAATTGTACAACTGTAGTTTCACATTAATAAATCATTGGTAGCCTACGAacgtaaatactgtacatgttgaaaCAACCAGGAAATTAGGCTCAACTAGAAAAACAAAGTTCTGCGATTTAATGGAAAACATAAACCATGATAATCCCTTAAAATGCCATGTTGTAAGAGTTTATCCTCAAACGagtgatgtttgttgttttacacaTACATTTCTCCACCAATTTACACTTCCTTAAAGTGCTGAAATCATCTTAATATTTTAGAACCTCAGCTTCCACATGGCTTCATTTATCACCACATACCTAAATATTATCAACTGCATCCAGAGATCATTACACAGGGCCGTCAGCTGATCGCTGACGTGGGTTAAACTTCATAAGACATAATATGCTCACTGTTTTacactgaaataataaaaacatgcacaaactgCCTCATAAATAATATGCAAGTTGTGTTGAAATAGAGCTATCgaaaaaattaaaattcaaaAACAGCGATCGGTTTTAAAACAATGGATGGACTTTTGCTAATGGCTCAGAGGAGACGCAGTGCATGAGGAAACGAAGGGCCAGCCAGCGAATGCTGCACCACTTTGCTAGATTTGTGTCACCCACGATTCACTCTTTGTAGCCCAGCCTCGAACCTCTGCAGTTTAAACGTCCACCATTTATGATAACTGAGAAATGACAGTATATGGTATTAAAGCTACCATGTTTCCATTACAATATATTCTGTAAAAATGCTTAATACAGTTGTGGCACTACCTGCTGTGACAGAACGTAGCTTAAGAGTTCTAGTGCAACAGAAACCTATCATGCTATTTGCCTTATCCCACTTCACGGTTTGTCAAACTTCTCCATCTCTTTTACAAAGATTAGATGGTCTTCTGGCGACTTCCCGTGTGTTTTGCAAAGGTGCAATTTGATGGCGTGCTTGCTCACGAATGTCCGGTTGCACAGTTTGCACTGGTTTATGGAGCCGGCGTCCTCTTCTGTGAGAGCAGGGGAGCTGAATGTTTTGTCCTCTATCCTGCTCACCGCCTGCTGCTCTAGTAAGTCTATGGACAGCTTTGAGAGGTCCTTCAGGGTGAACCCCAGATGGGACTCCAAATGGTGAATGTAGGATGAGGGAGTCCTGAACTGGGATGCACAATCGCTGCACAGAAAGAGAGGCTGGCCCGAGTCAATGTTCTTTAGGAACTTTGTGCCTCCTGTACGCTTTAACTGGTATTTTACATTGGCCAGCCAATGTGAGATAGTAGTCATGGAGAGGCCAGTGAATTTACAAATGTGGACCCTCTCCTGTGGTCCCAAGTCATTGATCACAAACTTTCCATCAGACGTCTCCCTAAGACTCGAGGCAAACTGGGCCTGGAGTATCAGCAGATGCTGCGGATTCCAGTTGGACTGTCGGCCTTTCCGACGCTGGATGGGAGACAGCTCCTCGAAGCCGTCCTCGAAGGTGCTGCCGTCGACCTCTGATTTCTCAGAGATAGACGATGGAGTTGTAGACTTTGGGGTCAGACGACCTGTCAGATTTTTCACCATGTCTGAAATATCCATCAAAGCATTCTCTCGTGAGGGCGGGGATGAAGACTGAGGGAAGCCTCTGATAGCTGCTTTGCTGTTAACACTGTTGTTGTTTGGTGGAGAAGCTGTACGTCCATTAGAGGTTTTAGATTTGGTCAGGTCCATGGGCTGATCGTCATCGTCTTCATGGTACTGACTCCTAGGCTCTGTGGCCTTGACCTGAGCAGAGCCGCTATTGAGCTTGTACAGCATTGCGAAGGGGTCAATGAAGGGGGTGGCGACCTTAGAAGCTTTCCCCAAGTGGTTGTTCATGATAGACTGCAAAGCGCTGAGAGGGTTAACGAGTGGTTGTTCTGGGGAATGATCGGTGATGATGCCCAGGTTATTGCAGCCATTACTTGCAGCCTTTTTGGGTGAATCTGACTCGCTCTTAATCTGTATGTCCGCTTTACTCTTTGTCTGTTCTCCCTCTTTGCCTCTTGACTCTGTATGGTTTTCTGCTGCAGTATTTTTCTTTAGCCGATTTTCAGGACTGAATGAAGTCTGTTTGTCCTTTGGATTTGGCGACTTTGCAAACGTGCACTTATTCTCTACAGATCTTTCATCTTTTTCAATATTTACAGAACCTTTCCCTGTAActttctccaccagctcctccatggCCAGCACATTGCTCTTGTGACTTGGAGGTGGAGATGGGCTATTTGGTGAATGGATCAGCCCCATTTCAGAAGACAGCACCTTTAAGGTATTGCTGCTGAACAAGGGTTGAACCTGTGCACATGAAGGCAAGGTGGACTTCAAGGAGCCATGAAGCTGATAGGCAGCGTGGATACTGGGATATCCACCCCAGGTAGGCGTGCCTGTTTGAGCCTTACTGATTGCACTTGAAACTGTATTTTCTAAAGACTTTAGGATATCTAAGCCACCTTTAGGCGTCTCTTCCAAATCTTCCTCTCTCAAATACTGGTAAGATCTTGTCTTTGCAGGTTTTTCGGCATTTCCAGGAGgatcttccttttcctcctttattTTTGTCTCGGGTTCCCCAGCTTCTATGTCCTCTTCTTCCATCTCATGATCTTTCTTTTCTTCGTGTTTATCCTCAGGGCTGTTAGACTGCACTGGGGAGCCAGGCTGCGACTTCCCGTTGGAAGCTGGGAGACGTGTGGTAGTCGGTGGAAGAGGAATCGACTGA is drawn from Betta splendens chromosome 11, fBetSpl5.4, whole genome shotgun sequence and contains these coding sequences:
- the LOC114865447 gene encoding teashirt homolog 1-like isoform X1, whose product is MCLSDAGVFHLLTLLFFSFCTSVNFLPICRGHVSRQHRLTVCSPASSTYGPEDEFKADKTDEEEHLQDDGLSLDGQDADFLFNEEEDGRDHYSSQNSPLSNGTNPDAGYASPLSTNSDQLGDLKNLSSFSDGQDKTEEKIGESAESINGLSLQDSLTKMKAVYANLISDASWSSIALDMLKSKQGNNFSTSNGNGGSHKGSNGFLTSHSPSSIHGKSRSSSSNTSATTNTSSTTTRTASSSSSTGTSVSLGNTGGLTYDWHQAALAKTLQHTPYQLLPEPSLFSTVQLYRQNNKLYGPVFTGASKFRCKDCSAAYDTLVGLTVHMNETGHYRDDNKDTEDERSKKWSKPRKRSLLEMEGKEDAQKVLKCMYCGHSFESLQDLSVHMIKTKHYQKVPLKEPMPALASKLVPPTKKRAFQDLMSPSSPESVSSGILLGESPKDQKVANPYVTPNNRYGYQNGASYTWQFEARKAQILKCMECGSSHDTLQQLTAHMMVTGHFLKVTNTASKKGKQLVFDPVIEEKIQSIPLPPTTTRLPASNGKSQPGSPVQSNSPEDKHEEKKDHEMEEEDIEAGEPETKIKEEKEDPPGNAEKPAKTRSYQYLREEDLEETPKGGLDILKSLENTVSSAISKAQTGTPTWGGYPSIHAAYQLHGSLKSTLPSCAQVQPLFSSNTLKVLSSEMGLIHSPNSPSPPPSHKSNVLAMEELVEKVTGKGSVNIEKDERSVENKCTFAKSPNPKDKQTSFSPENRLKKNTAAENHTESRGKEGEQTKSKADIQIKSESDSPKKAASNGCNNLGIITDHSPEQPLVNPLSALQSIMNNHLGKASKVATPFIDPFAMLYKLNSGSAQVKATEPRSQYHEDDDDQPMDLTKSKTSNGRTASPPNNNSVNSKAAIRGFPQSSSPPSRENALMDISDMVKNLTGRLTPKSTTPSSISEKSEVDGSTFEDGFEELSPIQRRKGRQSNWNPQHLLILQAQFASSLRETSDGKFVINDLGPQERVHICKFTGLSMTTISHWLANVKYQLKRTGGTKFLKNIDSGQPLFLCSDCASQFRTPSSYIHHLESHLGFTLKDLSKLSIDLLEQQAVSRIEDKTFSSPALTEEDAGSINQCKLCNRTFVSKHAIKLHLCKTHGKSPEDHLIFVKEMEKFDKP
- the LOC114865447 gene encoding teashirt homolog 1-like isoform X3, whose amino-acid sequence is MPRRKQQAPRRSAAYGPEDEFKADKTDEEEHLQDDGLSLDGQDADFLFNEEEDGRDHYSSQNSPLSNGTNPDAGYASPLSTNSDQLGDLKNLSSFSDGQDKTEEKIGESAESINGLSLQDSLTKMKAVYANLISDASWSSIALDMLKSKQGNNFSTSNGNGGSHKGSNGFLTSHSPSSIHGKSRSSSSNTSATTNTSSTTTRTASSSSSTGTSVSLGNTGGLTYDWHQAALAKTLQHTPYQLLPEPSLFSTVQLYRQNNKLYGPVFTGASKFRCKDCSAAYDTLVGLTVHMNETGHYRDDNKDTEDERSKKWSKPRKRSLLEMEGKEDAQKVLKCMYCGHSFESLQDLSVHMIKTKHYQKVPLKEPMPALASKLVPPTKKRAFQDLMSPSSPESVSSGILLGESPKDQKVANPYVTPNNRYGYQNGASYTWQFEARKAQILKCMECGSSHDTLQQLTAHMMVTGHFLKVTNTASKKGKQLVFDPVIEEKIQSIPLPPTTTRLPASNGKSQPGSPVQSNSPEDKHEEKKDHEMEEEDIEAGEPETKIKEEKEDPPGNAEKPAKTRSYQYLREEDLEETPKGGLDILKSLENTVSSAISKAQTGTPTWGGYPSIHAAYQLHGSLKSTLPSCAQVQPLFSSNTLKVLSSEMGLIHSPNSPSPPPSHKSNVLAMEELVEKVTGKGSVNIEKDERSVENKCTFAKSPNPKDKQTSFSPENRLKKNTAAENHTESRGKEGEQTKSKADIQIKSESDSPKKAASNGCNNLGIITDHSPEQPLVNPLSALQSIMNNHLGKASKVATPFIDPFAMLYKLNSGSAQVKATEPRSQYHEDDDDQPMDLTKSKTSNGRTASPPNNNSVNSKAAIRGFPQSSSPPSRENALMDISDMVKNLTGRLTPKSTTPSSISEKSEVDGSTFEDGFEELSPIQRRKGRQSNWNPQHLLILQAQFASSLRETSDGKFVINDLGPQERVHICKFTGLSMTTISHWLANVKYQLKRTGGTKFLKNIDSGQPLFLCSDCASQFRTPSSYIHHLESHLGFTLKDLSKLSIDLLEQQAVSRIEDKTFSSPALTEEDAGSINQCKLCNRTFVSKHAIKLHLCKTHGKSPEDHLIFVKEMEKFDKP
- the LOC114865447 gene encoding teashirt homolog 1-like isoform X2; this translates as MHRLINERFYFEHRHACSRESCSCWTSSFSQAAVTGTSRTSAYGPEDEFKADKTDEEEHLQDDGLSLDGQDADFLFNEEEDGRDHYSSQNSPLSNGTNPDAGYASPLSTNSDQLGDLKNLSSFSDGQDKTEEKIGESAESINGLSLQDSLTKMKAVYANLISDASWSSIALDMLKSKQGNNFSTSNGNGGSHKGSNGFLTSHSPSSIHGKSRSSSSNTSATTNTSSTTTRTASSSSSTGTSVSLGNTGGLTYDWHQAALAKTLQHTPYQLLPEPSLFSTVQLYRQNNKLYGPVFTGASKFRCKDCSAAYDTLVGLTVHMNETGHYRDDNKDTEDERSKKWSKPRKRSLLEMEGKEDAQKVLKCMYCGHSFESLQDLSVHMIKTKHYQKVPLKEPMPALASKLVPPTKKRAFQDLMSPSSPESVSSGILLGESPKDQKVANPYVTPNNRYGYQNGASYTWQFEARKAQILKCMECGSSHDTLQQLTAHMMVTGHFLKVTNTASKKGKQLVFDPVIEEKIQSIPLPPTTTRLPASNGKSQPGSPVQSNSPEDKHEEKKDHEMEEEDIEAGEPETKIKEEKEDPPGNAEKPAKTRSYQYLREEDLEETPKGGLDILKSLENTVSSAISKAQTGTPTWGGYPSIHAAYQLHGSLKSTLPSCAQVQPLFSSNTLKVLSSEMGLIHSPNSPSPPPSHKSNVLAMEELVEKVTGKGSVNIEKDERSVENKCTFAKSPNPKDKQTSFSPENRLKKNTAAENHTESRGKEGEQTKSKADIQIKSESDSPKKAASNGCNNLGIITDHSPEQPLVNPLSALQSIMNNHLGKASKVATPFIDPFAMLYKLNSGSAQVKATEPRSQYHEDDDDQPMDLTKSKTSNGRTASPPNNNSVNSKAAIRGFPQSSSPPSRENALMDISDMVKNLTGRLTPKSTTPSSISEKSEVDGSTFEDGFEELSPIQRRKGRQSNWNPQHLLILQAQFASSLRETSDGKFVINDLGPQERVHICKFTGLSMTTISHWLANVKYQLKRTGGTKFLKNIDSGQPLFLCSDCASQFRTPSSYIHHLESHLGFTLKDLSKLSIDLLEQQAVSRIEDKTFSSPALTEEDAGSINQCKLCNRTFVSKHAIKLHLCKTHGKSPEDHLIFVKEMEKFDKP